A region of the Burkholderia pyrrocinia genome:
CCTTTTTGGCACAGGTGAGATTTTTCGGGGGCCGACATACGGTTGTCGTATGAAGGTTTTCGGTCGAAAGGTGAGGTTTTTCGGGGGATGCCTGCCGGGCACAGCCAAATGCCTTCTGTGCATAAGTATCGGAAGGCATTGGGTTTTTTGATACCGCAACAGTTACGGTGAGATTTTTCGGGAGCCGTTTCCGTGCCCGTTGCCGTGCCGTATTTTTTCAATAAGGTGAGCGTTTTCGGGATGCTCTGGCGGTCAATCCCGCGCGTGCCGGGGATTCGGTGGCATCCGGACGAAAGAACAAGCTGTGCTCAAGGTGAGTATTTTCGGGACCCGATACGGTTTGTGCGCTGTACAATGCGCGCCCGGGCCGGGAAAGCAGGTCCGATCAGGTGGCGCGGGCCGGTTTCGACGGCGCTTTTCCGGATGCCGGACGCGATCATGATTTCCCGGCGAGCCGTGCCTGTACATGCATACAGCCCGATGCGGCGCGATCGGGAGGGCACTGTGAGGTGCGATCGCGACCCTGTGCCGAACTCACGGCTGTGCAGTCGCAAAATTACGACAAATCGAAAGGTGAGTCGATACGGGAGCAAGTTTCGCACGTGTCATGCACAGGGGAAATTCTGTGAATCGGCGCATCCCGCGGCACGTCTGGAAGAGTCCGGAACGCTGCAATTCAGGACCGGTGAGTGTTTTCGGGAGTGGTTGGGGTGAGTGCCGTTTTGCACGCGCGCTTCACCGGCTATGGTGAGCATGTCGTTCTGGACGCACATCACCGCAGGCGCTATCCTTCCGGAAAACTTCTCCTCCGACCCGACGTATGGCCACGACGAAGCGCGCCAAGAAAACCGATGTGGATGTGGTGAGTGCCAGTTCAGCCGAATTGCGCAAGGCCGTCGAGGCGATCGCCATTCAGCCGAAGAGCGGCAAGATCACACTCCTGACCCGCAAGCTGTTCAACGTGCTGCTGGCCGTCGCGCAGCAGGCCGACGACTCGGGCGATACGTATCGCGCGCTGCTGTCGGACATCGTCGCCAACTCCGCTTTCGATTCGAACGACACCGCACTGGTGAAGGAACACCTGCGCCGCATGGTGTCGGTGCAGGTCGAATGGAGCACGGGGACGTCGAGCCAGAAGCCGGGCCGCAAGTGGGGGATCTCGACGCTGATCGCCGACGCGGAAATTCTCGAGGATCCGACGACCCGTCGCGTATGGGTCGAATTCTCGTTCGCGCCGAAGATCAAGAAGAAGCTGCTCGACCCGGTCCAGTATGCGCGTCTGAGCCTGCAGTTCCAGAGCCAGTTGCGCAGCAGCGCCGGCCTGGCGCTGTACGAAATCTGCGTGCGCTATCTGACGAACCCGAGCCACCTGACGATGCGCGAGCCGTGGGAATGGTGGCGGCCGATCCTGTCGGGCACGCCTGACACGGAAGCCGGCGACGAGGCGAAGCGCGAGTACAAGTACTTCAAGCGCGACTATCTGCGCCCCGCGATCGCGGAAGTCAACGCGGTCACCAATATCTTCGTCGAGCTGATCGAGCACCGTGAAGGGCGCCGGGTTGCGGAGATCCAGTTCCGCGTGACCGAGCGCAAGCAGCCGATGCTGGCGCTTGACGAACACCCGAACGTGTTCGACAGCACGCTGGTCGACCGGATGGTGAAGCTCGGAATCCCGCTGAAGGAGGCGCAGACGCTCTATGCGGACAGCGAGGAGAATCGCATTCGCGCCGCGTTGCAGATGACCGAGCAGCGGATG
Encoded here:
- a CDS encoding replication initiation protein, with amino-acid sequence MATTKRAKKTDVDVVSASSAELRKAVEAIAIQPKSGKITLLTRKLFNVLLAVAQQADDSGDTYRALLSDIVANSAFDSNDTALVKEHLRRMVSVQVEWSTGTSSQKPGRKWGISTLIADAEILEDPTTRRVWVEFSFAPKIKKKLLDPVQYARLSLQFQSQLRSSAGLALYEICVRYLTNPSHLTMREPWEWWRPILSGTPDTEAGDEAKREYKYFKRDYLRPAIAEVNAVTNIFVELIEHREGRRVAEIQFRVTERKQPMLALDEHPNVFDSTLVDRMVKLGIPLKEAQTLYADSEENRIRAALQMTEQRMRSTTLPPVRSAPALFKDALKKGYAPPVESVDALPAGTPSAKIAAAQPDDLKARLMSEFAAFRRKEAKVLYEEQGDAEREVARESFESEALPTMGTHLRDDWRKRGLDSKLAETAFFDWLAQKTWGEPTDGDLLSFTLNQSRAA